One genomic segment of Capricornis sumatraensis isolate serow.1 chromosome 6, serow.2, whole genome shotgun sequence includes these proteins:
- the SAP30 gene encoding histone deacetylase complex subunit SAP30 isoform X1, whose translation MNGFTPEDMSRGGDAAAAVAAVAAAAAAAASAGNGAGAGAGAEVPGAGAVSAAGPPGAAGPGPGQLCCLREDGERCGRAAGNASFSKRIQKSISQKKVKIELDKSARHLYICDYHKNLIQSVRNRRKRKGSDDDGGDSPVQDIDTPEVDLYQLQVNTLRRYKRHFKLPTRPGLNKAQLVEIVGCHFRSIPVNEKDTLTYFIYSVKNDKNKSDLKVDSSVH comes from the exons ATGAACGGCTTCACTCCCGAGGACATGAGCCGCGGCGGGGACGCGGCCGCCGCTGTGGCCGCCGTGGCcgccgctgctgccgccgccgcgtCAGCCGGGAACGGGGCTGGGGCTGGCGCCGGGGCCGAGGTGCCGGGTGCAGGGGCGGTCTCGGCGGCGGGGCCGCCGGGAGCGGCAGGGCCGGGCCCCGGGCAGCTGTGCTGTCTGCGCGAGGACGGCGAGCGGTGCGGCCGGGCGGCGGGCAACGCCAGCTTCAGCAAGAGGATCCAGAAGAGCATCTCCCAGAAGAAGGTGAAGATCGAGTTGGATAAGAGC GCAAGACATCTTTACATTTGTGATTATCATAAAAACTTAATTCAGAGCGTGCgaaacagaagaaagagaaaagggagtgATGATGATGGAGGAGATTCACCTGTCCAAGATATTGATACTCCGGAG gttGATTTATACCAACTACAGGTGAATACGCTTAGGAGATACAAAAGACACTTCAAACTCCCAACCAGACCGGGGCTTAATAAAGCACAGCTTGTTGAG atagTTGGTTGCCACTTTAGGTCTATTCCAGTGAATGAAAAAGACACCTTAACATATTTCATCTACTCAGTGAAGAATGACAAGAACAAGTCAGATCTCAAGGTTGATAGTAGTGTTCACTAG
- the SAP30 gene encoding histone deacetylase complex subunit SAP30 isoform X2: MNGFTPEDMSRGGDAAAPGAAGPGPGQLCCLREDGERCGRAAGNASFSKRIQKSISQKKVKIELDKSARHLYICDYHKNLIQSVRNRRKRKGSDDDGGDSPVQDIDTPEVDLYQLQVNTLRRYKRHFKLPTRPGLNKAQLVEIVGCHFRSIPVNEKDTLTYFIYSVKNDKNKSDLKVDSSVH; this comes from the exons ATGAACGGCTTCACTCCCGAGGACATGAGCCGCGGCGGGGACGCGGCCG CGCCGGGAGCGGCAGGGCCGGGCCCCGGGCAGCTGTGCTGTCTGCGCGAGGACGGCGAGCGGTGCGGCCGGGCGGCGGGCAACGCCAGCTTCAGCAAGAGGATCCAGAAGAGCATCTCCCAGAAGAAGGTGAAGATCGAGTTGGATAAGAGC GCAAGACATCTTTACATTTGTGATTATCATAAAAACTTAATTCAGAGCGTGCgaaacagaagaaagagaaaagggagtgATGATGATGGAGGAGATTCACCTGTCCAAGATATTGATACTCCGGAG gttGATTTATACCAACTACAGGTGAATACGCTTAGGAGATACAAAAGACACTTCAAACTCCCAACCAGACCGGGGCTTAATAAAGCACAGCTTGTTGAG atagTTGGTTGCCACTTTAGGTCTATTCCAGTGAATGAAAAAGACACCTTAACATATTTCATCTACTCAGTGAAGAATGACAAGAACAAGTCAGATCTCAAGGTTGATAGTAGTGTTCACTAG